Below is a genomic region from Anaerobaca lacustris.
TGGGCCAGTAATGCGAATCGAACTGCTGGGGCGTGACGAACGGCACGCAGCCCCGGTGCATCCAGAAACCGATGGGCACCTGGTTGTTCGGATCGGCGGTGGTCAGGCCCACGTTGACCACGTGCGGCATGATCGCCTCGGCGGCCTTGAGCACCTTGTCCGGCTGCTTGTGCATGTCCATCGTCAGGCCGACGTAGCCGCGCATCTTGTCGGCGATGATGTCGAACGGCGATTTGAAGATGCCCGCGATGGCCGACGCCGTGCCGCATTCGCTGCGAAGCCGCCCGACCTGAGGCCCGAACGCGTAAAAGTACTGCATCATCGCCATCGCGCTCTTGGTCAAGGCGATGTTGTTGCGATAGGTCGCCGGTTCGCCGATCTTGCTGACCTCCGTCGAGACCCGCGGCAGCCATGTGTTGTAGAGAAACGCCGTCGGGTCGTCGATCAGCTCATCGTATTCGTCCTCCCGCATGAACGCCTGCTCTTCAGGCGGCTCGATGTAGTTGAAGCCCGTATTGGCGGGGATGCCGATCCCCGGGATGCCGTAGTAGCGCAGGCCCGCTGCCTGGGCAAGGCCCGTCCAGACGTACACCATATTCGCCACGACCGCGTCCCAGTCGAAATCCCTGGCGCACTGAACGGCGGCCTCGAAGGCCTTGGTGTAGTCGTGGGCCACGTCCTGGCACGTCATCCCGGCGTATTTCGCGACGAACTCGGCCACGAACGGCCGGATCGGAATCATGTCCGGCTTCTCGTTCCGCATCGCCGTCACATACCGATTCAGTCGCTCCTGATAGAGCTGCTCCATATCCTGCGGCATCGCACTATCCCCTTCAGATTCCTGATTTCGTTTTGCCCGTTGCGAGTGGGCCTTCTGTCCCGGGCAGGATCACCCACAGATCGTCAGTCGCAGTTCCGAAATCCATCGGCCCGCACGACCCTCACAACTTACCCCAAATCCCCCCCAACATCAACGCCGAATAATCGTCCCCTCGCATGCGTGTCTGTGCAGATTTCATGCCAAGCCCCATGCAGGCGTGGAGAGTCGTGTGCGGCAGGATATCTTCACACACACTCGCATGCCCCTTTTCCTGACCGACCGATTGCTGTTTGCCGGCGTACGTGCTATCATCCTGCAATCGTATGAAGGAACCGTCGATGTGGGGAATGTGTCAGAAGGATTTTCCAGGCCGAGTGCCTGTTGTACCGGCGGTTGGCAAGTCTATCGTCGGCACTGTTGCTATCGCAGGTCGACCCAGGTGGTATTGTCATGGCAGATGAGGCCTCTGCACCCCGCGATC
It encodes:
- a CDS encoding uroporphyrinogen decarboxylase family protein, coding for MPQDMEQLYQERLNRYVTAMRNEKPDMIPIRPFVAEFVAKYAGMTCQDVAHDYTKAFEAAVQCARDFDWDAVVANMVYVWTGLAQAAGLRYYGIPGIGIPANTGFNYIEPPEEQAFMREDEYDELIDDPTAFLYNTWLPRVSTEVSKIGEPATYRNNIALTKSAMAMMQYFYAFGPQVGRLRSECGTASAIAGIFKSPFDIIADKMRGYVGLTMDMHKQPDKVLKAAEAIMPHVVNVGLTTADPNNQVPIGFWMHRGCVPFVTPQQFDSHYWPTLKPCIEEFWKNGHQTLFYAEGRWRHHFDTFRELPERSIVFHCDQDDIFEVHRKLHDRFAISGGVPNMLLSWGTPEEVRQFVLRVIKEVAKDGGYILDAGAIMQNDTSVENMKMMTQVCREHGVYGSGTYKTPVATPPCDLPSSVESRKKVTGLAGRPAPHVKPGVCFPWEQRAKDLPEITGDKALVQKVWEDVDALGNMYIWQMLLSF